In Amycolatopsis endophytica, the following are encoded in one genomic region:
- a CDS encoding LysR family transcriptional regulator gives MPTNLDMTLLRTFVAVCDHAGMTAAGHALHLTQGAVSQQVGKLESALGMPLFVRSRRGLRLTPAGERLIGRARAMLALHDEVWADMTGCAVVGRVTLGVPDDLVAMLAPVVKGFVEDHPRVELSLVSASSSDLSDDVGRGVVDVAVVEEPHESAVGEVVALDRLVWVGDRDGRARLARPLPVSVVSQFCAFRPVVLDALRRDGRDWRTVFENGSLAATLATVRMGLAVTALLESTVPVDLTVLGPSAGLPELPPFALTLRVGTASAPAAELADRLRTGLARRGAGAGPARYGG, from the coding sequence GTGCCGACCAACCTGGACATGACGCTGCTGCGCACGTTCGTCGCGGTGTGCGATCACGCCGGCATGACCGCGGCGGGCCACGCGCTGCACCTCACCCAGGGAGCGGTCAGCCAGCAGGTCGGCAAGCTCGAGTCGGCCCTGGGCATGCCGCTGTTCGTCCGCAGCCGCCGTGGCCTGCGCCTGACCCCGGCGGGGGAGCGGTTGATCGGACGGGCCCGCGCGATGCTCGCGCTCCACGACGAGGTCTGGGCGGACATGACCGGCTGCGCCGTGGTGGGACGGGTCACCCTCGGCGTTCCGGACGATCTGGTCGCGATGCTGGCACCGGTCGTGAAGGGTTTCGTCGAGGACCATCCCCGGGTGGAGCTGTCCCTGGTCAGTGCGTCCTCGTCGGACTTGTCCGACGACGTCGGCCGGGGCGTCGTGGACGTGGCCGTCGTCGAGGAGCCCCACGAGTCCGCGGTGGGCGAGGTCGTGGCGCTCGACCGGCTCGTCTGGGTCGGCGATCGCGACGGCAGGGCGCGCCTTGCCCGCCCGCTTCCGGTCTCCGTCGTCTCGCAGTTCTGCGCGTTCCGGCCCGTCGTGCTCGACGCACTGCGCCGCGACGGTCGCGACTGGCGCACGGTCTTCGAGAACGGCAGCCTGGCGGCCACGCTGGCCACGGTCCGGATGGGGTTGGCCGTCACCGCGCTGCTGGAGTCGACCGTCCCGGTCGACCTCACAGTCCTCGGACCGTCGGCCGGCCTTCCCGAGCTCCCGCCGTTCGCCCTCACCCTCCGGGTGGGTACCGCGTCGGCGCCCGCGGCCGAGCTCGCGGACCGGCTGCGCACCGGGCTGGCCCGGCGTGGCGCCGGCGCCGGGCCAGCCCGGTACGGAGGGTAG
- a CDS encoding antibiotic biosynthesis monooxygenase family protein, translated as MSEFTTTTMINPITVTGDPVRFREIIDLIVAYMSEQDGFVRLRFFQSHRHSDKYYMLAEWRDLEAHQVAADRRSPEVLGWFAELKELTEVAPDFFATLAAREPEPLTHGTQAPPR; from the coding sequence ATGAGCGAGTTCACGACCACCACGATGATCAACCCGATCACGGTCACCGGGGACCCGGTGCGGTTCCGGGAGATCATCGACCTGATCGTGGCCTACATGAGCGAGCAGGACGGGTTCGTGCGGCTGCGGTTCTTCCAGTCGCACCGGCACTCCGACAAGTACTACATGCTCGCCGAGTGGCGGGACCTGGAAGCGCACCAGGTCGCCGCCGACCGGCGCTCCCCCGAGGTGCTCGGCTGGTTCGCCGAGCTCAAGGAGCTGACCGAGGTGGCGCCGGACTTCTTCGCCACCCTGGCCGCCCGCGAGCCCGAGCCGCTCACGCATGGCACGCAGGCGCCGCCCCGTTGA
- a CDS encoding biotin/lipoyl-binding carrier protein yields the protein MAEQIHAEIVAKVIEVARGEGADLVAGEAVLVLESMKMEIPVLTGIAGRLSRVAVRVGDVVQEGDLLAVVEGA from the coding sequence GTGGCCGAGCAGATTCACGCGGAGATCGTCGCCAAGGTGATCGAGGTTGCCCGGGGCGAGGGCGCCGACCTCGTGGCCGGTGAGGCGGTTCTGGTGCTGGAATCGATGAAGATGGAGATCCCGGTGCTGACCGGGATCGCGGGCCGGCTGAGCCGGGTGGCGGTGCGCGTCGGGGACGTGGTCCAGGAGGGCGATCTCCTGGCCGTCGTCGAGGGGGCGTGA
- a CDS encoding SDR family NAD(P)-dependent oxidoreductase yields the protein MCEEVHSLGSSAVPVVANLRDVAAVRQLAHNALEIDCGYIAVLVNDAGGGTFGAMEPTSGDELRESIAVHVHAPFVLTGTLAPIVAGRAAGLIINVASIGAQLAPAGLSLFHAGTSAPATSRYSDGHVAAHRHHEAAARPRARDPARAAFCPSWRPQPTCAPKDVDAEAQ from the coding sequence TTGTGCGAGGAGGTGCACTCGCTCGGGAGTTCGGCAGTACCCGTTGTCGCCAACCTGCGCGACGTGGCCGCCGTCAGGCAGCTTGCGCACAATGCGTTGGAAATCGACTGCGGTTACATCGCCGTACTGGTGAACGATGCCGGTGGAGGAACCTTCGGGGCAATGGAGCCGACCAGCGGCGACGAGCTCCGCGAGTCGATCGCGGTGCACGTACACGCACCGTTCGTGCTGACCGGAACGCTGGCACCAATTGTGGCGGGGCGAGCGGCGGGACTGATCATCAACGTCGCGTCCATCGGCGCTCAGCTCGCACCGGCAGGGCTGAGCCTGTTTCACGCAGGAACCTCGGCCCCGGCGACCTCGCGCTACTCCGACGGCCACGTCGCGGCGCACCGGCACCACGAAGCCGCTGCCCGGCCTCGTGCTCGAGATCCCGCGCGGGCGGCGTTCTGCCCCAGCTGGCGACCGCAGCCCACCTGCGCACCGAAGGACGTTGACGCCGAGGCACAGTAG
- a CDS encoding family 4 glycosyl hydrolase: MRLTIIGGGGFRTPLIHRAVTEWGAVREIALYDTDSRRLAAIGAVLGDQAVVPHTDLDAALAGADFVFCAVRVGGTRGRVLDERVALDCGVLGQETTGAGGLAYGLRGVPVLTALARRIAELAPTAWVVNFTNPVGLITEAMAAVLGDRVIGICDSPAGLFRRVAWLLGVPAEQAWFDYAGLNHLGWLRAVRVAGADRLPALLAGDRLGEIEEGRLFGAPLLRELGMIPNEYLRYYHATDAAIEKARTGPTRGAFLHERQEAFYRAAVGEPSAAARLWARTLAEREATYSAAPATASGEPAGGGYEAMAVAVMRALAGEGAANPVLNVRNRGALPGLPADAVVEVPCLVDTNGAHPIAGDPLPGAQLALARAVKTAERTTITAALTGSLAAAEDAFAAHPLVGDRSVARRLVDGYRAAHPELDALR; this comes from the coding sequence GTGCGGTTGACGATCATCGGCGGTGGCGGGTTTCGCACGCCGCTCATCCACCGTGCCGTCACGGAGTGGGGTGCGGTGCGGGAAATCGCCTTGTACGACACCGATTCCCGGCGGCTCGCGGCCATCGGCGCGGTGCTCGGGGATCAGGCCGTCGTGCCGCACACCGATCTCGACGCGGCGCTGGCGGGCGCGGACTTCGTGTTCTGCGCGGTGCGCGTGGGCGGCACGCGGGGGCGGGTGCTCGACGAACGAGTCGCCCTTGACTGCGGTGTTCTGGGGCAGGAGACCACGGGCGCGGGCGGGCTCGCCTACGGGCTGCGCGGCGTTCCCGTGCTGACGGCACTCGCCCGCCGCATCGCCGAACTGGCGCCGACGGCGTGGGTCGTGAACTTCACCAACCCGGTCGGCCTGATCACCGAGGCGATGGCGGCGGTGCTGGGGGACAGGGTGATCGGGATCTGCGACTCCCCGGCGGGCCTGTTCCGGCGCGTGGCGTGGCTGCTCGGCGTGCCGGCGGAGCAGGCGTGGTTCGACTACGCCGGGCTGAACCACCTGGGCTGGTTGCGCGCGGTCCGCGTCGCCGGTGCCGACCGGCTGCCCGCGCTGCTCGCCGGGGACCGGCTCGGCGAAATCGAGGAGGGCAGGCTCTTCGGCGCTCCGCTGCTGCGTGAGCTGGGCATGATCCCGAACGAGTACCTGCGCTACTACCACGCCACGGACGCCGCGATCGAGAAGGCGCGGACGGGTCCCACCCGCGGCGCGTTCCTGCACGAACGCCAGGAAGCGTTCTACCGCGCCGCGGTGGGCGAGCCGTCCGCGGCGGCGCGGCTCTGGGCCCGGACCCTGGCCGAGCGGGAAGCGACGTACTCGGCCGCGCCGGCGACGGCGAGCGGGGAACCCGCGGGCGGCGGCTACGAAGCGATGGCCGTCGCCGTGATGCGGGCACTGGCGGGCGAAGGCGCGGCGAACCCGGTGCTGAACGTGCGCAACCGCGGCGCCCTGCCCGGCCTGCCCGCGGACGCGGTCGTCGAGGTTCCGTGCCTGGTGGACACCAACGGTGCGCACCCCATCGCCGGGGATCCGCTGCCCGGCGCGCAGCTCGCGCTGGCCCGCGCCGTGAAGACCGCCGAACGCACGACGATCACCGCGGCACTGACCGGTTCTTTAGCGGCGGCCGAGGACGCCTTCGCGGCGCACCCGCTGGTGGGCGACCGTTCGGTGGCGCGACGGCTGGTCGACGGCTACCGGGCGGCGCACCCGGAGCTGGACGCGCTGCGCTGA
- a CDS encoding LysE family translocator, which translates to MTAAGLTTLAVFAVVATITPGGATTLATASGAHFGFRRSIPLMAGIAVGLATMAAAAAAGLGGLVLAAPALRLTFQLGGTVYLLWLAIRTARSGSPGNGSAAARPFGFLSGVWMLWHNPKGWAMTVAAAASFASLTSQPTLLAGALGAAFGLAAAASLTLWCLAGLVLARVLRTERQWTTLNIVLALLLVASIVPIWTAN; encoded by the coding sequence ATGACCGCTGCAGGACTCACCACGCTCGCCGTGTTCGCGGTGGTCGCCACGATCACACCGGGCGGCGCCACCACCCTGGCCACCGCCTCGGGTGCGCACTTCGGCTTCCGCCGGTCGATCCCGCTGATGGCCGGCATCGCGGTGGGGCTCGCCACGATGGCCGCCGCCGCGGCAGCCGGCCTCGGCGGGCTGGTCCTCGCCGCTCCGGCACTGCGGCTGACCTTCCAACTGGGCGGCACCGTCTACCTGCTGTGGTTGGCAATCCGGACCGCGCGCAGCGGCTCCCCGGGCAACGGCTCGGCCGCCGCGCGCCCCTTCGGCTTCCTCAGCGGCGTGTGGATGCTCTGGCACAACCCCAAGGGCTGGGCGATGACGGTCGCCGCGGCTGCCTCCTTCGCTTCCCTCACCTCGCAGCCCACCCTCCTGGCCGGCGCGCTCGGCGCGGCGTTCGGCCTGGCCGCTGCGGCATCACTCACGCTGTGGTGCCTCGCCGGACTCGTACTCGCCCGGGTGCTGCGGACCGAACGGCAATGGACGACGCTCAACATCGTCCTGGCCCTGCTCCTCGTGGCCTCGATCGTGCCCATCTGGACTGCGAACTGA
- a CDS encoding SDR family NAD(P)-dependent oxidoreductase, translating into MSDTFHRKIAVVTGGSAGIGHATARKIAARGGAVYITGRDGDRVKAAAADIPGDVVGVQADSASVDDLDRLFAQVQERSGRLDVLVANAAAIVPAPLGSITTEIIDTVFGVNMAGTIMTVQKALPLLVDGGAVVLVGSMAAHKASRGQSVYAASKAGVRALARTWALELSPRGIRVNVVSPGPTDTPGIAQLAPGDEARKAFFSRMGAGTPMTRAGTAEEVAAVIAFVASDAASHVNGADYQADGGYGQV; encoded by the coding sequence ATGAGCGACACATTTCACCGCAAGATCGCGGTCGTGACGGGTGGCAGCGCCGGTATCGGCCACGCCACGGCCCGGAAGATTGCCGCACGCGGCGGCGCCGTCTACATCACGGGCCGGGACGGGGATCGCGTGAAGGCCGCGGCGGCGGACATCCCCGGTGACGTCGTCGGTGTCCAGGCCGACTCGGCCTCCGTCGACGATCTCGACCGGCTCTTCGCGCAGGTTCAGGAGCGCAGTGGCCGGTTGGACGTGCTCGTCGCCAACGCGGCGGCGATCGTGCCCGCCCCGCTGGGCTCGATCACCACGGAGATCATCGACACGGTGTTCGGCGTCAACATGGCTGGGACGATCATGACGGTCCAGAAGGCGCTGCCGTTGCTGGTTGACGGGGGTGCCGTGGTGCTCGTCGGGTCGATGGCGGCGCACAAGGCGTCGCGCGGGCAGAGCGTCTACGCAGCGTCCAAGGCCGGGGTCCGGGCGCTGGCCCGTACGTGGGCTCTGGAGCTCAGCCCGCGGGGGATCCGCGTGAACGTGGTGAGTCCGGGCCCGACGGACACGCCCGGCATCGCGCAGCTCGCCCCGGGCGACGAGGCGCGGAAGGCGTTCTTCTCGAGGATGGGCGCCGGAACGCCGATGACCCGGGCCGGCACCGCGGAGGAGGTGGCCGCGGTCATCGCTTTCGTCGCCTCGGACGCCGCTTCCCACGTCAACGGCGCCGACTACCAGGCCGATGGCGGATACGGGCAGGTCTGA
- a CDS encoding hydrolase — translation MAADPHVLDAGHARAVAARHADQADDHRAVGPEAVEAVVSAGFARHLVPARWGGGAGGFAELTRAVADVGRADTSAAWLASLFAYSARLGAYLPEDGQAELWDKGPDALVAAALVPGGRARATPEGWRVSGHWPYTSGIDAADWALACTRPEDGGPVFAAVPRADFTTADSWHTVGMRGTASHTLVLDDVLVPAHRVFRSADSAAGRSVGNPGPVFEVPLRAISGLTFAAPLLGAGRGAFDDFRGTLRPGSPVPVGVARADGEIDAAHLLLHRVAVTADRGGTGPAEVARGLRDSALAASLLVSAVDRLVTAAGTAGQSRDRPLQRFWRDVHTASSHVALRFDKASAAWLQLLEESTDRRSAE, via the coding sequence ATGGCAGCCGACCCGCACGTCCTCGACGCCGGCCACGCCCGTGCCGTCGCCGCGCGCCACGCCGACCAGGCCGACGACCACCGCGCCGTCGGCCCGGAGGCGGTGGAAGCCGTGGTGTCGGCCGGGTTCGCGCGCCACCTCGTGCCCGCGCGCTGGGGCGGCGGGGCAGGCGGGTTCGCCGAGCTGACCCGCGCGGTCGCCGACGTGGGCCGGGCGGACACGTCCGCGGCGTGGCTCGCCTCGCTGTTCGCCTACTCGGCGCGGCTCGGCGCGTACCTGCCCGAGGACGGGCAGGCCGAGCTGTGGGACAAGGGACCGGACGCCCTCGTCGCGGCGGCGCTCGTGCCGGGCGGCCGGGCCAGGGCGACACCGGAGGGCTGGCGCGTCAGCGGGCACTGGCCCTACACCAGCGGGATCGACGCGGCGGACTGGGCGCTGGCCTGCACCCGCCCCGAGGACGGGGGCCCGGTATTCGCCGCGGTGCCGCGCGCCGACTTCACGACCGCGGACAGCTGGCACACCGTCGGCATGCGCGGCACCGCGAGCCACACGCTGGTGCTCGACGACGTGCTCGTGCCGGCGCACCGGGTGTTCCGCAGCGCCGACTCGGCCGCGGGCCGCAGCGTCGGCAACCCGGGCCCGGTGTTCGAGGTCCCGTTGCGGGCGATCAGCGGGCTCACGTTCGCCGCACCCCTGCTGGGCGCCGGGCGCGGCGCCTTCGACGACTTCCGCGGCACCCTGCGGCCCGGCTCCCCGGTCCCGGTCGGGGTGGCCCGCGCGGATGGGGAGATCGACGCCGCGCACCTGCTGCTGCACCGCGTGGCGGTCACCGCCGACCGGGGCGGCACCGGCCCGGCGGAGGTGGCACGCGGCCTGCGCGACAGCGCGCTCGCCGCGTCCCTGCTCGTCAGCGCCGTGGACCGGCTGGTGACCGCCGCCGGGACCGCGGGACAGTCCCGGGACCGTCCGCTGCAACGGTTCTGGCGGGACGTGCACACCGCTTCCAGTCACGTCGCGCTGCGGTTCGACAAGGCGTCGGCGGCGTGGCTGCAGCTCCTCGAAGAGTCGACCGACAGAAGGAGTGCCGAATGA
- a CDS encoding helix-turn-helix transcriptional regulator: MTATAHGRELGSFLRSRRERITPDQVGIPPGTRRRTPGLRREEVAQLAGVGITWYTWLEQGRPINASAQVLAAVARTLRLTDAERDHLYRLAGVPQLLAGVEPALDIPDELHAIVRALDPLPAVLVNARTDVLGWNRSYGALHHHLVSAPAAERNTIWYLFTALQEHSRILNRDEQAPEVVAGFRYSYSQHLNDPQWRDFVARLRDASPLFARLWDTEDVAPPRLCDKHYDFPEIGEIRLRSTGMALVDHPGIRIVVHTPAEDRSRERIDRALRQAAAR, translated from the coding sequence GTGACAGCCACCGCACACGGCAGGGAACTCGGGTCGTTCCTGCGGTCACGACGCGAACGGATCACACCCGACCAGGTCGGCATCCCGCCCGGCACCCGGCGGCGCACCCCAGGGCTCCGCCGTGAGGAGGTCGCTCAGCTCGCCGGGGTCGGCATCACCTGGTACACCTGGCTCGAACAGGGTCGGCCGATCAACGCCAGCGCCCAGGTACTCGCCGCAGTGGCCCGGACCCTGCGCCTGACCGACGCCGAACGCGACCACCTCTACCGCCTGGCGGGGGTCCCCCAGCTCCTGGCCGGCGTGGAACCCGCGCTCGACATCCCGGATGAGCTCCACGCCATTGTGCGGGCCCTGGATCCGCTGCCTGCGGTGCTGGTCAACGCCCGCACGGACGTTCTGGGCTGGAACCGGTCGTACGGTGCTCTGCACCATCACCTGGTCAGCGCGCCGGCCGCCGAACGGAACACCATCTGGTACCTGTTCACGGCGCTGCAGGAGCACAGCCGCATCCTCAACCGCGACGAACAGGCACCAGAGGTCGTAGCCGGCTTCCGCTACAGCTACAGCCAGCACCTCAACGATCCGCAATGGCGCGATTTCGTCGCCCGCCTGCGCGACGCGAGCCCGCTGTTCGCCCGCTTGTGGGACACCGAAGACGTCGCCCCGCCCCGTCTGTGCGACAAACACTACGACTTCCCGGAGATCGGGGAAATTCGTCTCCGCTCCACCGGCATGGCCCTTGTCGACCACCCCGGTATCCGGATCGTCGTCCACACCCCCGCCGAGGATCGCAGCCGTGAGCGCATCGATCGCGCCCTCCGTCAGGCGGCGGCCCGATGA
- a CDS encoding nuclear transport factor 2 family protein, whose amino-acid sequence MPHIDVTDRARVHAEVQHFFARQIRLLDSADVEGFAATFTEDGRMHHASRDDDVRGRAAIVESLRANFAQHQGVVPRHWFDKLLIEPAGEDTVTVSYYALVTLTHADGAVTLLPTCLVDDVLVVREGQLFTKSRSIARDDLLLVPSARRAS is encoded by the coding sequence ATGCCGCACATCGATGTCACCGACCGCGCCCGCGTCCACGCGGAGGTGCAGCACTTCTTCGCCCGGCAGATCCGCCTGCTCGACTCCGCCGACGTCGAAGGGTTCGCCGCGACGTTCACCGAGGACGGCCGGATGCACCACGCGTCGCGCGACGACGACGTGCGCGGCCGCGCCGCGATCGTGGAGTCGCTGCGCGCGAACTTCGCCCAGCACCAGGGGGTGGTGCCCAGACACTGGTTCGACAAGCTGCTCATCGAGCCGGCGGGCGAGGACACCGTGACGGTGTCGTACTACGCGCTGGTGACCCTCACCCACGCCGACGGTGCGGTGACCTTGCTTCCCACGTGCCTCGTCGACGACGTTCTGGTGGTGCGCGAGGGGCAGCTGTTCACCAAGTCCCGCTCGATCGCCCGCGACGACCTGCTGCTGGTGCCCTCGGCCCGGCGCGCGTCCTGA
- a CDS encoding 3-hydroxyacyl-CoA dehydrogenase NAD-binding domain-containing protein gives MSTTDSPAVAVLGGGTIGAGWAALLADAGYRVRVAVRRAETGQALTAAVRLHAPALAADADALLDRLTVTTDVAGAVTGAEVVLESISERLADKQELFAAVERAAPADALLLSSTSTLLPDAIGARLTQPGRVLVAHPFNPPHVIPLVEVLGGPDTEPKLVERTTEFLTALGRTPVVLRRPIAGFIANRLQTALLRESIHLIQERVATAADVDDAITGSLGPRWAVVGPFQALHLGGGPGGIRQWFGHIGAGLAAGWSQLGTPDLDDEGIAELIAQTETAYGTDGYEQRVAARDRRQLAVLAALRDEEEDAR, from the coding sequence ATGAGCACAACTGATTCCCCAGCCGTCGCCGTGCTCGGCGGCGGCACCATCGGCGCGGGCTGGGCCGCCCTGCTGGCCGACGCCGGCTACCGGGTCCGGGTCGCGGTGCGCCGGGCGGAAACCGGGCAGGCGCTCACCGCGGCGGTCCGCCTGCACGCGCCCGCGCTGGCCGCCGACGCCGACGCGCTGCTGGACAGGCTGACCGTGACGACGGACGTCGCCGGGGCGGTCACCGGGGCGGAGGTGGTGCTGGAAAGCATCAGCGAACGGCTGGCCGACAAGCAGGAGCTCTTCGCGGCGGTGGAACGGGCCGCGCCGGCGGACGCGCTGCTGCTGTCGTCCACCTCGACGCTGCTGCCGGACGCGATCGGCGCGCGGCTCACCCAGCCGGGCCGGGTCCTCGTCGCGCACCCGTTCAACCCGCCGCACGTCATCCCGCTGGTCGAGGTCCTGGGCGGCCCGGACACCGAGCCGAAACTCGTCGAGCGGACCACCGAGTTCCTCACCGCGCTCGGCCGCACGCCGGTGGTGCTGCGCCGGCCCATCGCCGGCTTCATCGCGAACCGGCTGCAGACCGCCCTGCTGCGGGAGAGCATCCACCTGATCCAGGAACGCGTGGCCACCGCGGCCGACGTCGACGACGCCATCACCGGTTCCCTCGGGCCGCGCTGGGCGGTGGTCGGCCCGTTCCAGGCCCTGCACCTCGGCGGCGGGCCGGGCGGCATCCGGCAGTGGTTCGGCCACATCGGCGCGGGACTCGCGGCGGGCTGGTCGCAGCTGGGCACGCCGGATCTGGACGACGAGGGCATCGCCGAGCTGATCGCCCAGACCGAGACCGCCTACGGCACGGACGGCTACGAGCAGCGGGTCGCCGCACGCGACCGCCGTCAGCTGGCCGTGCTGGCCGCGCTGCGCGACGAGGAGGAGGACGCCCGATGA
- a CDS encoding carbohydrate kinase family protein: protein MSVDVFCAGTVFFDVILTGLRGFPALGTEVRAPGMGSSPGGIANLAVALSRLGLSTSLAAMFGTDAYGDYCWDVLSAHEGVDLARSRRFPGWHSPVTVSLVVDGERTMVTHAHDGPVPLDTAIGRPPRARAYFVHLGTEEQTWLRHARASGGLVFADIGWELSAARREEALDQLRHCDVFLPNRDEALALTGQPTVTSALRDLLRHVPSVAITCGADGVVAADRASGEVVSVPALPVEAIDSTGAGDVFAAAFVLGTLSGWAPAHRVRFATLCASLSVRQFGGSLAAPGWHDIATWWREADEELRRDHAFVEALLPSHRLVPVRRASATLAAVSERG, encoded by the coding sequence ATGAGCGTGGACGTCTTCTGCGCCGGCACGGTGTTCTTCGACGTGATCCTGACCGGGCTGCGCGGATTTCCCGCGCTGGGCACGGAAGTGCGCGCGCCGGGGATGGGTTCGAGCCCGGGCGGGATCGCGAACCTCGCGGTGGCCCTGTCCCGGCTCGGCCTGTCGACCTCGCTGGCCGCGATGTTCGGCACCGACGCCTACGGCGACTACTGCTGGGACGTGCTGTCCGCGCACGAAGGGGTGGACCTGGCACGGTCGCGGCGGTTCCCCGGCTGGCACTCGCCGGTGACGGTGTCGCTGGTGGTGGACGGGGAACGGACGATGGTGACCCACGCCCACGACGGGCCGGTGCCGCTGGACACCGCGATCGGGCGTCCGCCGCGAGCGCGCGCCTACTTCGTCCACCTGGGCACCGAGGAGCAGACCTGGCTGCGGCACGCGCGCGCCTCGGGCGGGCTGGTGTTCGCCGACATCGGGTGGGAGCTGTCGGCCGCGCGCCGCGAGGAGGCGCTGGACCAGCTGCGGCACTGCGACGTGTTCCTGCCGAACCGGGACGAGGCGCTGGCGCTGACCGGGCAGCCGACGGTCACCTCGGCGCTGCGCGATCTGCTCCGGCACGTGCCGTCGGTGGCGATCACGTGCGGCGCGGACGGTGTGGTCGCCGCGGACCGGGCGAGCGGCGAGGTGGTGTCGGTCCCGGCACTGCCGGTGGAGGCGATCGACTCGACGGGCGCGGGCGACGTGTTCGCGGCGGCGTTCGTGCTGGGCACGCTGTCCGGATGGGCGCCGGCGCACCGGGTCCGGTTCGCGACGCTGTGCGCTTCGCTGTCGGTGCGCCAGTTCGGGGGCTCGCTGGCGGCGCCGGGCTGGCACGACATCGCCACCTGGTGGCGGGAGGCGGACGAGGAGCTGCGGCGGGACCACGCCTTCGTCGAAGCGCTGCTGCCGAGCCACCGCCTGGTCCCGGTGCGCCGGGCGAGCGCCACGCTGGCCGCGGTCAGCGAACGCGGGTGA
- a CDS encoding MBL fold metallo-hydrolase — MTATSERLGQIEQVAEGVYAYVQPDGGWCVNNAGVVVDGGESAVIDTAATERRALALRTAAADVGAGRPSVLVNTHHHSDHTFGNVFFAPETLIVANEPTRAGIIENGLNMQQLWRDVEWGAVGVRPPVVTFEESLTVRIGGLRLELITVGPAHTIADTVVWIPRRRVLFTGDVVMSEVTPFTLMGSISGSVAALEALRRLNPAVVVPGHGPVAGPEVIDANLAYFHRIRDLVADGAGRAPLEIAAAAGAGPFAGWLDSERLVPNIRRGLAEAQGLPPGAPLDILEAFGEMVTFNGAAPACHA; from the coding sequence GTGACCGCCACGTCGGAACGTCTCGGGCAGATCGAGCAGGTCGCCGAGGGCGTGTACGCCTACGTCCAGCCCGACGGGGGCTGGTGCGTCAACAACGCCGGGGTGGTCGTGGACGGCGGGGAGTCCGCCGTCATCGACACCGCGGCGACCGAGCGGCGCGCGCTGGCGCTCAGGACCGCGGCGGCGGACGTCGGCGCCGGCCGGCCTTCGGTGCTCGTCAACACCCACCACCACAGCGACCACACTTTCGGCAACGTGTTCTTCGCACCGGAAACGCTGATCGTGGCCAACGAGCCGACCCGCGCCGGGATCATCGAGAACGGGCTCAACATGCAGCAACTGTGGCGCGACGTCGAGTGGGGCGCGGTCGGCGTGCGGCCCCCGGTCGTCACGTTCGAGGAGTCGCTGACCGTGCGGATCGGCGGCCTGCGGCTGGAGCTGATCACCGTCGGCCCGGCGCACACGATCGCCGACACCGTGGTGTGGATCCCGCGGCGGCGCGTGCTGTTCACCGGGGACGTGGTGATGAGCGAGGTCACCCCGTTCACGCTGATGGGTTCGATCAGCGGTTCGGTCGCGGCGCTGGAAGCGTTGCGGCGCCTGAATCCCGCGGTCGTCGTGCCCGGCCACGGCCCGGTCGCCGGACCGGAGGTCATCGACGCGAACCTGGCCTACTTCCACCGGATCCGCGATCTGGTCGCCGACGGCGCCGGGCGCGCGCCGCTGGAGATCGCGGCCGCCGCCGGTGCCGGCCCGTTCGCCGGGTGGCTCGACAGCGAACGCCTGGTGCCCAACATCCGCCGTGGGCTGGCCGAGGCCCAGGGGCTCCCGCCGGGGGCGCCCCTGGACATCCTCGAGGCCTTCGGTGAGATGGTCACCTTCAACGGGGCGGCGCCTGCGTGCCATGCGTGA